In a single window of the Cucumis melo cultivar AY chromosome 11, USDA_Cmelo_AY_1.0, whole genome shotgun sequence genome:
- the LOC103497311 gene encoding chaperone protein dnaJ 11, chloroplastic-like — translation MTSSFFTSFTHSPLRPTPTSPSLHMPTSPLVASATGVRFARDLSVSRSSFYEVLGIPMTASCREIKAAYRKLARICHPDVVAENSAEEFIKIQTAYSTLSDPDKRADYDREICRAQLVSVSGLSSRTPVSGYSGYYTRRNWESDQCW, via the coding sequence ATGACTTCCTCCTTTTTCACTTCCTTCACCCACTCACCTCTccgcccaacccccacctcccCCTCCCTTCACATGCCCACTTCTCCACTCGTAGCTTCCGCAACCGGGGTACGGTTCGCTCGCGACCTATCGGTTAGCCGCTCCTCGTTTTACGAAGTGCTTGGGATTCCTATGACAGCTTCTTGCCGGGAAATCAAGGCGGCTTATCGGAAGCTAGCGAGGATCTGTCATCCCGACGTTGTGGCGGAGAATTCAGCGGAGGAGTTTATTAAAATTCAAACGGCGTATTCGACATTGTCGGATCCGGATAAAAGGGCGGATTACGACAGGGAAATTTGCAGAGCTCAATTGGTTTCGGTTTCGGGGTTGTCGTCTCGGACGCCGGTCTCGGGTTATTCCGGTTACTACACACGGCGAAATTGGGAGTCGGATCAATGTTGGTag
- the LOC103497312 gene encoding uncharacterized protein LOC103497312 — protein MAGIVKEILARPIQLADQVTKNADSAQSFKQECIELKTKTEKLAALLRQAARASNDLYERPTRRIIDDTEQVLDKALTLVIKCRANGIMKRMFTIIPAAAFKKTSTQLENSIGDVSWLLRVSAPAEDRDDEYLGLPPIASNEPILGLIWEQVAILHTGTLEERSDAAASLASLARDNDRYGKLIIEEGGVTPLLKLAKEGRMEGQEHAARAIGLLGRDSESVEQIVNCGVCSVFAKILKDGHMKVQSVVAWAVSEMATHHPKCQDHFAQNNVIRLLVSHLAFETIQEHSRYTIATKHQMSIHSVFMANNNGSDQNVKNGYEEEDHKHTGNNVNHPTGNQLSSQMHNVVTNTMAMKNPIKGQSNTQEIHKTNHHIQNPGRAALSGASIKGREYEDPATKAQMKAMAARALWHLCKGNVTICRNITESRALLCFAVLLEKGPEDVKYYSAMALMEITAVAEQNSDLRRTGFKPTSPAAKAVVEQLLKIIEKADCDLLLPSIQAIGHLARTFRATETRIIGPLVKLLDEREAEVSMEAVIALNKFACTDNFLHDNHCKAIIEAGGTKHLIQLVYFGEQMVQIPSLILLCYIALHVPDSETLAQEEVLIVLEWSSKQAHLVEEPTIESLLPEAKSRLELYQSRGSRGFH, from the coding sequence ATGGCCGGCATTGTCAAGGAAATCCTGGCAAGGCCCATCCAACTGGCCGACCAGGTTACCAAAAATGCCGATTCTGCTCAATCTTTCAAACAAGAATGCATCGAACTCAAAACCAAAACGGAAAAGCTCGCCGCCCTCCTCCGTCAAGCTGCACGTGCCAGCAACGATCTCTACGAACGTCCCACACGCCGGATCATCGACGACACCGAACAAGTTCTCGACAAAGCCTTAACCCTCGTCATCAAATGTCGCGCCAATGGGATAATGAAACGTATGTTCACCATTATCCCCGCTGCCGCTTTCAAAAAAACCTCCACCCAGCTTGAAAATTCCATTGGCGATGTCTCTTGGCTCCTCCGTGTCTCCGCCCCTGCTGAAGATCGCGACGATGAATATCTTGGCCTTCCTCCCATTGCTTCCAACGAACCCATTTTGGGTTTGATTTGGGAACAGGTCGCGATTCTTCATACCGGTACTTTAGAGGAACGATCCGACGCTGCTGCTTCTCTGGCGTCGTTGGCTCGTGATAATGATCGGTATGGGAAATTGATTATTGAAGAAGGTGGGGTTACGCCATTGCTGAAATTGGCCAAGGAAGGGAGAATGGAAGGTCAAGAACATGCCGCTAGAGCGATTGGACTTCTGGGTCGAGATTCAGAGAGCGTTGAACAGATTGTGAATTGTGGGGTTTGTTCTGTTTTTGCTAAGATTCTAAAAGATGGGCATATGAAGGTTCAATCTGTTGTAGCTTGGGCTGTTTCGGAAATGGCGACTCATCATCCTAAATGTCAAGATCATTTTGCTCAAAACAATGTGATTCGTCTTCTGGTTAGTCATCTTGCCTTTGAAACCATTCAAGAACATAGTAGGTACACCATTGCTACTAAACATCAAATGTCGATTCATTCTGTGTTTATGGCTAATAACAATGGTTCTGATCAAAATGTGAAAAATGGgtatgaagaagaagatcataAACATACGGGTAATAATGTCAATCATCCAACCGGGAATCAATTGTCTAGCCAAATGCATAACGTAGTTACCAACACAATGGCTATGAAGAATCCCATTAAGGGTCAATCCAATACCCAGGAAATTCATAAGACTAATCATCACATTCAAAATCCTGGCCGTGCTGCATTATCCGGAGCTAGCATTAAAGGAAGGGAATATGAAGATCCTGCCACTAAAGCTCAAATGAAAGCCATGGCTGCTAGAGCTTTATGGCATTTATGCAAAGGGAATGTTACTATTTGTCGAAACATTACAGAGTCGAGAGCCCTTTTGTGTTTTGCTGTTCTATTAGAGAAAGGTCCTGAGGATGTTAAGTACTATTCAGCCATGGCATTGATGGAAATCACCGCCGTTGCCGAACAGAATTCCGACCTACGTCGTACTGGATTCAAACCCACCTCCCCTGCCGCTAAGGCTGTTGTCGAACAGTTATTGAAAATCATCGAGAAAGCAGATTGCGATCTGCTTTTACCTTCAATTCAAGCCATTGGTCATTTGGCTAGGACATTTAGAGCAACCGAAACAAGGATAATCGGACCACTCGTTAAGCTGTTGGACGAAAGGGAAGCTGAGGTTTCAATGGAGGCTGTGATTGCACTTAACAAATTTGCTTGTACAGACAATTTCTTACATGACAACCATTGCAAAGCCATAATTGAAGCAGGAGGGACAAAGCACTTAATCCAATTAGTGTATTTTGGTGAACAAATGGTTCAAATTCCTTCGTTGATTCTGCTTTGTTATATAGCTTTACATGTTCCTGATAGTGAGACACTAGCTCAAGAAGAAGTACTTATAGTGCTGGAATGGTCATCTAAACAGGCACATTTAGTGGAAGAACCCACCATCGAAAGTCTATTGCCAGAAGCCAAAAGTAGGTTGGAACTTTATCAGTCAAGAGGTTCAAGAGGAtttcattga